A genomic stretch from uncultured Cohaesibacter sp. includes:
- the pnp gene encoding polyribonucleotide nucleotidyltransferase encodes MFDIQREEIDWGGQKLVLETGQIARQADGAVLATLGETSVLATVVSAKHPKPGLDFFPLTVNYQEKTYAAGKIPGGFFKREGRPSEKETLTSRLIDRPIRPLFVDGYKCETQIIITVVSHDMVNDPDILAMVAASAALTLSGVPFMGPIGGARVGLINDEFVLNPAIDSMEDSKLDLIVAGTNDAVLMVESEAQNLSEETMLKAVMFGHAGFQPVIDAIIRLAEKAAKEPREFSMPDYSELAAKVEEIAGEDLQAAFQIAAKTERYAAVDAAKEKVMAALCNPEDENAADAVIVGDLFKKAEAKIVRGQIIKTGGRIDGRDLKTVRPIVSEVGKLPRTHGSALFTRGETQALVVATLGTGDDEQFVDSLAGTYKETFMLHYNFPPFSVGEAGRIGSPGRREIGHGKLAWRAVHPMLPAHHEFPYTLRVVSDITESNGSSSMATVCGTSLALMDAGVPLKAPVAGIAMGLIKEGDEFAVLSDILGDEDHLGDMDFKVAGTSEGITSLQMDIKIDGITEEIMKVALEQAKGGRLHILGEMSKALGEARAEVGEFAPRIETLKIAVDKIREVIGSGGKVIREIVEKTGAKVDISDDGTIKVASSDGAAITAAINWINSIAAEPEVGVIYKGKVVKTVDFGAFVNFFGARDGLVHISQLTPQRTNKVTDVVKEGDSVFVKLLGFDDRGKVRLSMKVVDQETGEEIKQEEKKAD; translated from the coding sequence ATGTTCGATATTCAACGTGAAGAAATCGATTGGGGCGGGCAGAAGCTCGTTCTGGAAACCGGTCAAATTGCGCGTCAGGCTGACGGCGCTGTTCTGGCTACCCTTGGCGAAACCTCTGTTCTTGCGACCGTTGTGTCTGCAAAGCACCCTAAGCCGGGCCTCGACTTCTTCCCGCTTACCGTCAACTATCAGGAAAAAACCTACGCTGCCGGTAAAATCCCAGGTGGTTTCTTCAAACGTGAAGGCCGTCCGAGCGAAAAAGAGACCCTTACGTCCCGTCTGATCGACCGTCCGATCCGTCCGCTGTTTGTTGATGGTTACAAATGCGAAACCCAGATCATCATTACCGTTGTCAGCCATGACATGGTCAATGATCCAGACATTCTGGCCATGGTTGCCGCTTCCGCAGCGCTGACCCTTTCGGGCGTTCCTTTCATGGGCCCGATCGGCGGTGCGCGCGTTGGTCTCATCAACGACGAATTCGTTCTCAACCCGGCCATCGATTCGATGGAAGATTCCAAGCTGGATCTGATTGTTGCCGGTACCAACGATGCGGTTCTGATGGTTGAATCCGAAGCACAGAACCTGTCTGAAGAAACCATGCTGAAAGCCGTGATGTTCGGTCATGCTGGCTTCCAGCCGGTTATTGACGCCATCATCCGCCTTGCTGAAAAAGCTGCCAAAGAGCCTCGCGAATTCTCCATGCCGGATTATTCCGAGCTGGCTGCCAAGGTTGAAGAAATCGCTGGTGAGGACCTGCAGGCTGCTTTCCAGATTGCTGCCAAGACCGAACGCTACGCTGCTGTTGACGCCGCAAAAGAAAAAGTCATGGCTGCGCTCTGCAATCCGGAAGACGAAAATGCAGCAGATGCTGTTATCGTTGGCGATCTGTTCAAGAAGGCAGAAGCCAAGATCGTTCGTGGCCAGATCATCAAGACCGGCGGTCGTATCGATGGTCGCGATCTGAAAACCGTTCGCCCGATCGTTTCGGAAGTTGGCAAGCTGCCACGCACCCATGGGTCTGCCCTGTTCACCCGCGGTGAAACTCAGGCTCTGGTTGTTGCGACCCTTGGTACCGGTGACGACGAGCAGTTCGTCGATTCCCTCGCTGGCACCTACAAAGAAACCTTCATGCTGCATTACAACTTCCCTCCGTTCTCGGTTGGTGAAGCTGGCCGCATCGGGTCTCCGGGTCGTCGTGAAATCGGTCATGGCAAGCTGGCATGGCGCGCTGTGCATCCTATGCTGCCTGCACATCATGAATTCCCATACACTCTGCGTGTTGTTTCCGACATCACCGAGTCCAACGGGTCTTCTTCCATGGCCACCGTCTGCGGCACCTCTTTGGCGCTGATGGATGCGGGTGTTCCTCTGAAGGCTCCTGTTGCCGGTATCGCAATGGGTCTCATCAAGGAAGGCGATGAGTTCGCCGTTCTCTCCGACATTCTTGGTGACGAAGATCACCTGGGTGATATGGACTTCAAGGTTGCCGGTACGTCAGAAGGCATTACCTCCCTGCAGATGGACATCAAGATCGACGGTATCACCGAAGAGATCATGAAGGTTGCTCTGGAGCAGGCCAAGGGTGGTCGTCTGCATATTCTGGGCGAAATGAGCAAAGCTCTGGGCGAAGCACGCGCTGAAGTTGGCGAATTCGCACCACGCATCGAAACGCTGAAAATTGCGGTCGACAAGATCCGTGAAGTCATCGGTTCGGGCGGCAAGGTTATCCGCGAAATCGTCGAGAAAACCGGCGCCAAGGTCGATATCAGCGACGACGGCACCATCAAGGTTGCTTCTTCCGATGGCGCAGCCATCACCGCAGCGATCAACTGGATCAATTCCATTGCCGCTGAGCCAGAAGTTGGCGTTATCTACAAAGGCAAGGTTGTCAAAACCGTTGACTTTGGTGCCTTCGTGAACTTCTTCGGCGCACGCGATGGTCTGGTTCACATCTCCCAGCTGACACCACAGCGCACCAACAAGGTGACCGACGTGGTAAAAGAAGGCGACAGCGTCTTCGTTAAGCTGCTTGGCTTTGATGATCGCGGCAAGGTTCGCCTGTCCATGAAAGTGGTTGATCAGGAAACCGGCGAAGAAATCAAACAGGAAGAAAAGAAAGCCGACTAA
- a CDS encoding D-glycerate dehydrogenase: MARQKPVVVVTRKLPAAVETRMRELFDTRLKEDETPMSQAQLVEAVKHADILVPTVTDRIDAHLLSQAGENLKLIANFGNGIDNIDVLSANARNITVTNTPGVLTEDTADMAMSLILAVPRRFAEGMLYLKEHKDWPGWSPTWMLGKRVWGKRLGIIGMGRIGQAVARRAKAFGMQIHYHNRRRLPEEIEYDLEATYWESLDQMLARMDVISIHCPHTPATYHLLSARRLKLINKNAYIVNTARGEVIDEQTLARLIENGSIAGAGLDVFENEPKINPKLAKSERVLLMPHMGSATEEGRMDMGEKVIINIKAFIDGHRPPDRVLPSMI, encoded by the coding sequence ATGGCGAGACAAAAGCCGGTTGTGGTCGTTACCCGCAAACTCCCAGCTGCTGTGGAAACGCGGATGCGCGAGTTGTTTGATACAAGGCTCAAGGAAGATGAAACGCCCATGAGCCAGGCGCAACTGGTCGAGGCAGTCAAACATGCTGACATTCTGGTGCCTACGGTCACGGACCGCATTGATGCCCATCTGCTCTCGCAGGCTGGGGAAAATCTCAAACTGATTGCCAATTTCGGCAATGGTATCGACAATATCGATGTCCTCTCAGCCAATGCCCGCAACATCACCGTAACCAACACCCCCGGCGTTCTGACCGAAGACACCGCCGACATGGCCATGTCGCTCATTCTGGCGGTGCCGCGGCGCTTTGCGGAAGGGATGCTCTATCTGAAAGAGCATAAGGACTGGCCGGGCTGGTCACCCACATGGATGCTGGGCAAGCGGGTCTGGGGCAAGAGGCTGGGCATCATTGGCATGGGCCGCATCGGTCAGGCTGTGGCGCGCCGCGCCAAGGCCTTCGGCATGCAGATCCATTATCACAATCGGCGCCGACTACCCGAAGAGATCGAATATGATCTGGAGGCAACCTACTGGGAGAGCCTTGATCAAATGTTGGCGCGGATGGATGTCATTTCCATTCACTGCCCCCACACGCCGGCCACCTATCATCTGCTTTCAGCCCGTCGGCTCAAGCTGATCAACAAGAACGCCTATATCGTCAACACGGCGCGCGGCGAGGTGATTGACGAACAGACGCTGGCCCGCCTGATCGAGAATGGCAGCATCGCCGGTGCGGGGCTTGATGTGTTCGAGAATGAACCCAAGATCAATCCCAAGCTGGCCAAATCGGAGCGTGTGTTGCTCATGCCTCATATGGGCTCGGCCACAGAGGAAGGCCGCATGGATATGGGGGAGAAGGTGATTATCAATATCAAGGCCTTCATCGACGGTCACAGGCCGCCGGACAGGGTGTTGCCATCCATGATCTGA
- the truB gene encoding tRNA pseudouridine(55) synthase TruB, translating into MQQEGSAPEDQASEAPKPKKKKKQQFRAKRRTDVHGWIALDKPLNMTSTQAVGAIKRIFNVKKAGHAGTLDPLASGCLPIAIGEGTKTVSFVMDGYKEYEFTVRWGEETSTDDAEGELIDSSAHRPTEEEIEAALDHFSGEIMQVPPAFSAIKVNGERAYDLARDGEEVKLAARPVTIHHLELLEAPDEDTAVFVAECSKGTYVRSLARDIGRHLGTRGHVVALRRLISGPFTEEMLISLDDLEQLSHSAPGEPGLASALLPVETALDDIPALAINRNAAARLRRGQSVLLRGQEAPIDGHVAAMNAGLLVAICEVIEGELWPRRVFNLPEHPPVFSSDAEPKN; encoded by the coding sequence ATGCAGCAAGAGGGCTCCGCACCTGAAGATCAGGCAAGCGAAGCTCCAAAACCCAAGAAGAAAAAGAAGCAGCAGTTTCGCGCCAAGCGCCGAACCGACGTGCATGGTTGGATTGCTCTGGACAAGCCGCTCAACATGACCTCAACCCAGGCCGTTGGCGCCATCAAGCGCATCTTCAATGTCAAGAAGGCTGGCCATGCCGGCACGCTGGACCCGCTGGCCTCCGGTTGCTTGCCGATTGCCATCGGTGAAGGCACCAAGACGGTTTCCTTCGTCATGGACGGCTACAAGGAATATGAATTCACGGTGCGATGGGGCGAAGAGACCTCAACGGACGACGCGGAAGGGGAACTGATCGACAGCTCCGCCCACCGCCCGACCGAAGAGGAAATCGAAGCGGCCCTTGATCATTTTTCCGGCGAGATCATGCAGGTTCCCCCCGCATTTTCTGCCATCAAGGTGAATGGTGAACGCGCCTATGATCTGGCGCGCGACGGCGAAGAGGTCAAACTCGCTGCACGCCCGGTGACCATTCACCATCTGGAACTCCTCGAAGCACCAGACGAGGATACCGCAGTTTTTGTCGCCGAATGCTCCAAGGGCACCTATGTCAGGTCTCTGGCACGGGATATTGGGCGACATCTGGGAACGCGCGGCCATGTCGTGGCCCTGCGTCGGCTCATTTCAGGTCCATTTACCGAAGAAATGCTTATTTCGCTGGACGATCTGGAACAGTTGAGCCATAGTGCGCCCGGCGAGCCCGGGCTCGCCTCTGCCTTGCTTCCTGTTGAGACCGCGCTGGACGACATCCCGGCTCTGGCCATAAACAGGAATGCCGCTGCAAGATTACGCCGAGGACAATCGGTTTTGCTGCGTGGACAAGAAGCTCCGATCGACGGTCACGTCGCGGCCATGAATGCAGGTTTGCTGGTGGCCATATGCGAAGTGATCGAAGGAGAACTCTGGCCAAGGCGCGTTTTCAATCTGCCTGAGCATCCGCCTGTCTTTTCAAGCGATGCCGAGCCAAAAAACTAA
- the rpsO gene encoding 30S ribosomal protein S15 translates to MSITAERKQELIKEYATKDGDTGSPEVQVAVLTERIINLTEHFKSHKKDNHSRRGLLKLVSQRRKLLDYVKAKDVARYQSLIERLGLRR, encoded by the coding sequence ATGTCGATTACTGCTGAACGCAAGCAAGAGCTGATCAAGGAATATGCCACCAAAGACGGCGATACCGGTTCCCCCGAGGTACAGGTTGCTGTTCTTACCGAGCGGATCATCAACTTGACCGAGCACTTCAAGTCTCACAAGAAGGATAACCACTCCCGTCGTGGCCTCCTGAAACTGGTTTCCCAGCGTCGTAAGCTGCTTGACTATGTCAAAGCCAAAGACGTGGCACGTTACCAGTCGCTGATCGAACGCCTCGGACTGCGTCGTTAA
- the moeB gene encoding molybdopterin-synthase adenylyltransferase MoeB, which yields MLSKEELERYARHILLRDVGGPGQQKLKTTRVLVVGAGGLGSPLLAYLAAAGVGTLGIVDDDSVALSNLQRQIIHDSEAVGLLKVESAAASLARINPHVTVQPHVMRLDEVNGKALLQSYDIVVDGTDNFDTRYLTAELCEEARKPLITGAVGMFDGSITTLKPYETGPEGHLNPRYRDLFPQRPAPGTIPACSEAGILGALTGVIGSMMALEVIKEIVGLGEGLVGRLILYDARASRFETIRYRRRKD from the coding sequence ATGCTAAGCAAAGAAGAACTGGAACGCTACGCCCGCCATATTCTCCTCAGGGATGTTGGCGGTCCGGGCCAGCAAAAGCTGAAAACGACACGGGTCCTTGTGGTAGGGGCTGGTGGTCTTGGCTCCCCCCTTCTGGCCTATCTGGCGGCTGCGGGCGTGGGGACCCTCGGCATCGTGGATGACGACAGTGTGGCACTATCCAATCTGCAAAGGCAGATCATCCATGATAGTGAGGCTGTCGGCCTGCTAAAGGTTGAAAGTGCCGCAGCAAGCCTTGCTCGCATCAACCCCCATGTGACGGTTCAGCCCCATGTCATGCGCCTTGATGAGGTCAATGGCAAAGCGTTGCTGCAATCCTATGATATCGTGGTTGATGGCACAGACAATTTCGATACACGCTATCTGACAGCCGAATTATGTGAGGAGGCCCGAAAGCCCCTGATCACAGGTGCGGTGGGGATGTTTGATGGGTCCATTACCACGCTGAAACCCTATGAGACGGGCCCCGAGGGCCATCTCAATCCGCGCTATCGGGATCTCTTCCCTCAGCGGCCAGCGCCGGGCACCATTCCCGCCTGTTCTGAAGCTGGCATTCTTGGGGCGCTCACCGGTGTCATTGGCTCCATGATGGCGCTGGAGGTCATCAAGGAGATTGTTGGCCTTGGGGAAGGGCTTGTTGGGCGCCTTATCTTGTATGATGCGCGCGCGAGCCGCTTTGAGACGATCCGCTATCGCCGCCGGAAAGATTGA
- a CDS encoding RNA-binding protein: MPQKSEQTTRQCLVTRESLPKDQMIRFVLAPDLSVVPDLKMRLPGRGVWVTAKHDLVKQAANKGMFARGFKQKVQKCDDLAELVANLMEKGCLSSLSMTRKAGQIVTGFAKVETSIAQRGAIGLIHAADAAEDGQKKLSQAVRRHYGSDCELPIVRRFSAEALSNALGYGNVVHAALIAGSASKSFIKQVAVLEAYLQPSEPDSNSGPDDRTAGQAS; encoded by the coding sequence GTGCCGCAAAAGAGCGAACAGACAACAAGACAATGTCTGGTAACACGGGAAAGTCTTCCCAAGGACCAAATGATCCGGTTTGTACTGGCTCCTGATCTCAGCGTTGTTCCAGACCTGAAAATGCGGTTACCCGGACGAGGCGTCTGGGTGACAGCAAAGCATGATTTGGTGAAGCAGGCCGCAAACAAGGGTATGTTTGCGCGCGGTTTCAAGCAAAAAGTGCAAAAATGCGACGACCTGGCAGAGCTTGTCGCAAATCTGATGGAAAAGGGGTGTTTATCATCCCTTTCCATGACACGAAAAGCCGGCCAAATCGTCACCGGCTTTGCAAAGGTAGAAACGTCCATTGCGCAAAGGGGTGCAATTGGACTAATACATGCGGCAGATGCTGCAGAAGACGGACAGAAAAAACTGTCCCAAGCCGTGCGGCGCCATTATGGCAGCGACTGCGAACTACCCATTGTTCGCAGATTCAGCGCTGAGGCGTTAAGTAACGCGCTTGGATACGGAAATGTGGTACATGCTGCCTTGATCGCCGGTTCGGCGAGCAAGAGCTTCATCAAACAGGTTGCGGTGCTGGAAGCCTACTTGCAACCAAGTGAACCGGATTCTAACAGCGGCCCGGACGACCGAACCGCTGGACAGGCCTCTTAA
- the infB gene encoding translation initiation factor IF-2, with protein MSNENSSDNNSPSEKKTLSLGKNVGQGTVRQSFSHGRSKAVVVEKRKRRFTAPGDTKPATGGKPAAGEAAPKSADKPAASSGQSQNRGSDNRSGGGNGGNGANQGKGSGGRGQRQRNRNGNNQGNGNGNNNTTGQRNLTSSENAKRLQALEAAKVRAREMEQRKKEEEAKRKVEAARQAEEEAKRKAEEEVAAAQKAKEEAEAKKADEERKALEAAEAAKADTKPAKAPAEAKGDAQAPRSKDRTGKPADRAPRGDRPQGDRPARDAKPGTDKRPVKPRVRRDGEDDRAGARPGAKINRPQRGGARASGGEGFVAPDASVEAKPGAKTIKPVPKKPRPDDNARAATPAKPRTDAQRRRGKLTLTNALNADEQRERSLASMRRRRQKQKGAQHDAPREKVFREVVIPETITVQELAQRMTERAVDVIKILMKQGMMVKTVDVLDADTAQLVAEELGHTVKRVAASDVEEGLFDKKDAEDDLASRPAVVTIMGHVDHGKTSLLDAIRHANVVRGEAGGITQHIGAYQVTQKDQKITFIDTPGHAAFTEMRARGAQSTDIVILVVAADDGVMPQTIEAINHAKAAEVPIIVAVNKIDLPAADPTRVRNELLQHGVFVESMGGDVLEVEVSAKEKLHLEDLLDAILMQSELLELKSNPDREADGIVVEAKLDKGRGPVATVLVQNGTLKVGDIVVAGEHWGKVRALIDDTGSKVEEAEPSKPVEILGFDAAPDAGDQFAVVETEGRAREITDYRIRKNKDLAAAKANRGSLEQMLSNLKESGDSQSFPLVIKGDVKGSVEAIIGALDGIGNEEVSAQILHSGVGGVTESDVTLAAASGAPIIAFNVRANVQAKQAAEQKGVEIRYYNIIYDLTDDVKAAMSGMLSPEVRETFIGYAEILEVFNITKVGKVAGCRVTEGVVERGTGVRLLRDDVVIHTGKLSTLKRFKDEVKEVRVGQECGMAFENYQDLRAGDQIECFRVEEIARTL; from the coding sequence ATGAGCAACGAAAACAGCAGCGACAACAATAGCCCGTCAGAGAAAAAGACATTGTCTCTGGGCAAGAATGTGGGGCAAGGCACCGTACGCCAGAGTTTTTCTCATGGCCGATCGAAGGCGGTTGTTGTTGAAAAACGAAAGCGGCGGTTCACTGCACCAGGTGACACAAAGCCAGCAACCGGTGGAAAACCGGCTGCAGGTGAAGCTGCGCCCAAATCTGCAGACAAGCCGGCGGCCTCTTCCGGTCAGTCGCAAAATCGCGGTTCTGACAACCGCTCCGGCGGTGGAAACGGCGGCAATGGCGCCAACCAGGGCAAGGGCTCGGGTGGACGCGGCCAGCGCCAACGCAATCGCAACGGCAATAATCAGGGCAACGGCAACGGCAACAACAATACGACCGGCCAGCGCAACCTGACCTCTTCGGAAAATGCGAAACGCCTTCAAGCGCTTGAAGCGGCGAAAGTCCGCGCGCGCGAAATGGAGCAGCGCAAGAAAGAAGAAGAAGCCAAGCGCAAGGTAGAAGCTGCACGCCAGGCGGAAGAAGAAGCCAAACGCAAAGCGGAAGAAGAAGTCGCCGCAGCGCAGAAGGCCAAAGAAGAAGCTGAAGCGAAGAAAGCCGACGAAGAGCGCAAGGCGCTTGAGGCGGCAGAAGCTGCAAAAGCGGATACCAAGCCAGCCAAGGCACCTGCCGAAGCAAAAGGTGACGCTCAGGCTCCCCGCTCCAAGGATCGCACAGGCAAACCGGCTGATCGTGCGCCAAGAGGGGATCGTCCGCAGGGTGATCGCCCGGCACGGGATGCCAAACCGGGTACAGACAAACGTCCCGTCAAGCCACGGGTACGCCGCGATGGCGAAGATGATCGGGCCGGAGCACGTCCTGGCGCCAAGATCAACCGCCCGCAACGCGGTGGTGCACGGGCTTCTGGTGGAGAAGGCTTTGTTGCTCCGGATGCTTCGGTTGAAGCAAAACCAGGCGCAAAGACAATCAAGCCAGTGCCCAAGAAGCCGCGGCCTGATGACAATGCACGCGCAGCAACGCCAGCAAAACCACGCACCGATGCACAGCGTCGCCGTGGCAAGCTGACGCTGACCAATGCGCTCAATGCCGACGAACAGCGCGAGCGTTCACTCGCTTCCATGCGTCGTCGTCGTCAGAAGCAAAAAGGTGCCCAGCATGATGCTCCGCGTGAAAAGGTCTTCCGCGAAGTCGTCATTCCTGAAACCATCACGGTTCAGGAACTGGCCCAGCGCATGACCGAACGTGCTGTTGACGTTATCAAAATCCTGATGAAGCAGGGCATGATGGTCAAGACTGTCGATGTTCTGGACGCTGACACCGCGCAGCTGGTGGCTGAAGAATTGGGCCACACTGTTAAACGTGTTGCAGCATCCGACGTTGAGGAAGGTCTGTTCGACAAGAAAGATGCTGAAGATGATCTGGCGTCCCGTCCGGCTGTTGTGACCATCATGGGTCACGTCGACCACGGCAAGACCTCGCTGCTTGATGCCATTCGTCACGCCAATGTGGTGCGCGGCGAAGCTGGCGGCATCACCCAGCATATCGGTGCCTATCAGGTCACGCAGAAAGATCAGAAGATCACCTTCATCGATACGCCGGGCCACGCCGCCTTTACCGAGATGCGTGCTCGTGGTGCCCAGTCAACCGATATCGTCATTCTTGTGGTTGCCGCAGATGATGGCGTCATGCCGCAGACTATCGAGGCAATCAACCACGCCAAGGCCGCTGAAGTGCCAATCATCGTGGCCGTGAACAAGATCGATCTGCCAGCCGCAGATCCGACCCGCGTTCGCAACGAATTGCTTCAGCATGGTGTCTTTGTGGAAAGCATGGGCGGTGATGTGCTCGAAGTTGAAGTTTCTGCCAAGGAAAAACTGCATCTGGAAGATCTTCTCGATGCCATCCTGATGCAGTCCGAACTGCTCGAGCTCAAGTCCAACCCGGACAGAGAAGCTGACGGGATCGTGGTCGAAGCCAAGCTCGACAAGGGCCGTGGCCCAGTGGCAACGGTTCTGGTGCAGAATGGTACCCTCAAGGTCGGCGACATTGTTGTTGCCGGTGAGCATTGGGGTAAGGTTCGCGCTCTGATCGATGACACGGGCAGTAAGGTTGAAGAGGCAGAACCGTCCAAACCGGTCGAGATTCTGGGCTTTGATGCCGCGCCTGACGCTGGCGACCAGTTTGCAGTTGTTGAAACAGAAGGCCGCGCCCGCGAGATCACGGATTACCGTATCCGAAAGAACAAGGATCTTGCTGCAGCCAAAGCCAACCGCGGTTCGCTGGAACAGATGTTGAGCAACCTGAAGGAAAGCGGCGACAGCCAGTCCTTCCCGCTGGTCATCAAGGGCGACGTGAAAGGCTCTGTCGAAGCGATCATTGGTGCACTGGACGGCATCGGCAACGAAGAAGTGTCCGCACAGATCCTGCATTCCGGTGTTGGTGGTGTGACCGAATCCGATGTGACCCTTGCGGCAGCATCGGGCGCTCCGATCATCGCCTTTAACGTGCGTGCAAACGTACAGGCCAAGCAGGCTGCCGAGCAGAAAGGCGTCGAAATCCGCTACTATAACATCATCTACGATCTGACCGATGATGTGAAAGCGGCAATGTCCGGCATGCTCAGCCCAGAAGTTCGCGAAACCTTTATCGGTTATGCGGAAATTCTGGAAGTGTTCAACATCACCAAGGTCGGCAAGGTTGCAGGTTGCCGCGTCACCGAAGGTGTTGTGGAACGCGGCACCGGCGTGCGCTTGCTGCGCGACGATGTTGTGATCCATACGGGCAAGCTGTCGACCCTCAAGCGCTTCAAGGACGAAGTCAAGGAAGTGCGGGTCGGACAGGAATGCGGCATGGCCTTTGAAAATTATCAGGACCTGCGCGCAGGCGACCAGATCGAATGCTTCCGCGTGGAAGAGATCGCCCGGACGCTCTAG
- a CDS encoding SH3 domain-containing protein produces MTKRQFIAQWIMAICLIAIADLPAHAQGTTIGPSGLKVPRFVSLKSDRVNVRGGPSTDHKVKWVFRRAGLPVEIVHEFENWRQIRDSEGEEGWVYHSLLSGRRTALISPWQTAGTLVNLLRSPSEDASVAAKAQAGVQVDITECERGWCEVAVKSYSGWLKSNLLWGVYPNEEIN; encoded by the coding sequence ATGACAAAGAGACAGTTCATTGCACAATGGATCATGGCGATATGCTTAATCGCCATCGCTGACCTGCCAGCCCATGCTCAGGGAACCACCATAGGGCCCTCCGGGCTGAAAGTTCCCAGATTTGTTTCTCTCAAGTCTGATCGGGTCAATGTGCGTGGCGGTCCTTCCACTGACCATAAGGTGAAATGGGTTTTCCGCCGTGCCGGGTTGCCGGTTGAAATCGTGCATGAATTCGAAAATTGGCGCCAGATTCGCGATTCCGAAGGAGAGGAAGGTTGGGTCTATCATTCCCTCCTTTCGGGCCGTCGTACGGCGCTGATTAGCCCTTGGCAAACAGCGGGGACGCTGGTGAATCTGCTCAGAAGTCCATCTGAAGATGCTTCCGTTGCGGCCAAGGCTCAGGCCGGGGTGCAGGTGGATATCACAGAATGTGAACGGGGTTGGTGTGAGGTTGCCGTCAAGAGCTATAGCGGCTGGTTGAAGTCCAACCTCTTATGGGGTGTCTATCCCAATGAAGAAATCAACTGA
- the rbfA gene encoding 30S ribosome-binding factor RbfA, translating to MGRGSRKGGGMPSQRQLRVGELVRKSLSECLTRGEIIDPFLEQFVISIPEVRMSPDLTLATAFVMPLGAPGEEKAIVDALNGHKKYLRGRLGRDLTLKHTPDLRFRYDETFDEASRIDALLDSPLVQRDLHHDDDASEDDTDDK from the coding sequence ATGGGACGTGGTTCTCGCAAAGGCGGCGGTATGCCGTCTCAGCGCCAGTTGCGCGTAGGCGAACTGGTTCGAAAATCCTTATCTGAATGCCTTACACGAGGCGAGATCATTGATCCGTTTCTGGAACAATTCGTGATCTCCATTCCCGAAGTACGCATGAGTCCGGACCTGACCCTGGCAACCGCCTTTGTCATGCCGCTTGGTGCGCCCGGGGAGGAAAAGGCAATCGTGGATGCGCTCAATGGCCACAAGAAATATCTGCGCGGCCGTCTGGGACGTGACCTGACGCTCAAGCATACGCCCGATCTGCGCTTTCGCTATGACGAAACATTTGATGAGGCATCACGCATCGATGCCTTGCTCGATTCGCCGCTTGTTCAAAGAGATTTGCATCATGATGATGATGCATCCGAAGATGACACTGACGACAAGTAG
- a CDS encoding GNAT family N-acetyltransferase produces MKKSTDALLRIATATPESLPQLLALYEHLAADNIQMDLDLATKRLAAFHAIAGSAVFVGYSAGKQVLSHAIEHAWHHDCYKVMLLTGSQKPETHAFYRRAGFEASKTGYQIRRISPRAD; encoded by the coding sequence ATGAAGAAATCAACTGATGCGCTTCTGAGAATTGCAACGGCAACGCCGGAGAGCTTACCTCAACTTCTTGCACTTTATGAGCACCTGGCTGCCGACAATATCCAAATGGACCTTGATTTGGCCACCAAGCGGTTGGCCGCCTTTCATGCGATTGCAGGCAGTGCGGTTTTCGTTGGCTATTCTGCTGGCAAACAGGTGCTCTCCCATGCCATTGAGCATGCATGGCACCACGATTGTTACAAGGTGATGCTTTTAACCGGATCACAAAAGCCTGAAACGCATGCCTTTTATCGGCGCGCAGGATTTGAAGCTTCGAAAACCGGATATCAGATCAGGCGTATTTCGCCGCGTGCGGACTAG